One region of Eriocheir sinensis breed Jianghai 21 chromosome 36, ASM2467909v1, whole genome shotgun sequence genomic DNA includes:
- the LOC127007983 gene encoding LOW QUALITY PROTEIN: protein FAM133-like (The sequence of the model RefSeq protein was modified relative to this genomic sequence to represent the inferred CDS: substituted 1 base at 1 genomic stop codon) — protein XIKEEIKGEKRRKKKARKHYSSSSSSSSSSSSFSTSSSSSSLFSTTEDEDEKKKKKKKKKKKKKKKK, from the exons tgaattaaggaagaaatcaaaggagaaaagaggagaaagaagaaggcaaGAAAGCATTACT cttcttcctcctcctcctcctcctcctcctcctccttctccacctcctcctcctcctcctccttgttctccacT acagaagacgaagatgaaaagaagaagaagaaaaaaaagaagaagaagaagaagaagaagaagaaa